CATGACTTTGCCCGGCGTGGTTGACATGACGGGGCCACGAACGGTGCGGCCGAGGCCGGAGACCTGTCTGTACGCCGCGAAGAAGATGGCGTGGGTTTGTGCCAGGGGAAGTTCGAAGTAGGCACGGGCTCCTGTGTCCCGAGCGACGAACATGTAGTAGGGCACAATGCCCAGCTGAACCTGACGGTTCCACATGGATGCCCAGATGTCCGGATCGTCGTTGATGTGGCGGGCAATCGGCGATTGTGACCTCAGTACGGCGCCGGTCTCTTTGAGGCGGCCGACTGCCGTCACCGCAGCCGGGGTGGAGAGTTCGCGGGGGTGCGTGTAGTGAATCATCAGCGCGAGGTGGAAACCTGCGTCGACCACACGTCGGAGAAGTTTGAGCAGTTCATCTGTGTCGCGGTCGCTGATGAAACGGTACGGCCAGGTGGCAGGGACCTTGGTGCCGATGCGGATGGAGGTGAGCCCGCCCGGCCTCTGATCCAGGATCGGTTGGATGTATCGGGCCAGCACCCGCGCGCGCATGGTGAATGGGTCCCCTCCGGTGATCAGCAGGTCCGTGACGTCCGGGTTCTCGCGGAGATAGCGGATCAGTGGCTGGACCTCGGTGGCGGCGATTCGATCGTCTCCGACGAACTGTGGCCATCGGAAACAGTAGGTGCAGTAGGCGGGACAGGTCTGGCCGCGCTTCGGGAAGAACAGCACCGTTTCGCGGTACTTGTGTTGAATGCCAGGCAGCGGTCTCCCGTCGAGAAGAGCCGCATTCAGATCGAGTTGACCG
This sequence is a window from Actinomycetota bacterium. Protein-coding genes within it:
- a CDS encoding lysine 2,3-aminomutase — translated: MGVAKKAHQFRAYGKASIDQIPQLETWTARDRGRLRALAHVFPFRVNRYQLDELIDWNSVPDDPIFRLVFPQPEMLDERDLERIEQPMSRDALHESVRRIHRSLNPHPAGQLDLNAALLDGRPLPGIQHKYRETVLFFPKRGQTCPAYCTYCFRWPQFVGDDRIAATEVQPLIRYLRENPDVTDLLITGGDPFTMRARVLARYIQPILDQRPGGLTSIRIGTKVPATWPYRFISDRDTDELLKLLRRVVDAGFHLALMIHYTHPRELSTPAAVTAVGRLKETGAVLRSQSPIARHINDDPDIWASMWNRQVQLGIVPYYMFVARDTGARAYFELPLAQTHAIFFAAYRQVSGLGRTVRGPVMSTTPGKVMIHGTTRIGTQKAFSLSFLQARDPAWVGKPFLARYDPLATWFDNLKPLDGSFFFERLPEVERPHDTRPTIERRP